One genomic segment of Diceros bicornis minor isolate mBicDic1 chromosome 13, mDicBic1.mat.cur, whole genome shotgun sequence includes these proteins:
- the FHL3 gene encoding four and a half LIM domains protein 3 yields MSETFDCAKCSESLYGRKYIQTDDGPYCVPCYDNTFANTCAECQQLIGHDSRELFYEDRHFHEGCFRCCRCQRSLADEPFTCQDSELLCNDCYCSAFSSQCSACGETVMPGSRKLEYGGQTWHEHCFLCSGCEQPLGSRSFVPDKGAHYCVPCYENKFAPRCARCSKTLTQGGVTYRDQPWHRECLVCTGCQTPLAGQQFTSRDDDPYCVACFGELFAPKCSSCKRPITGLGGGKYVSFEDRHWHHSCFSCARCSTSLVGQGFVPDGDQVLCQGCSQAGP; encoded by the exons ATGAGCGAGACCTTCGACTGTGCAAAATGCAGCGAGTCGCTGTATGGCCGCAAATACATCCAGACAGATGACGGCCCCTACTGTGTGCCCTGCTATGACAACACCTTCGCCAACACCTGCGCTGAGTGCCAGCAGCTTATTGGGCATGACTCGAGG GAGCTGTTCTACGAAGACCGCCACTTCCACGAGGGCTGCTTCCGCTGCTGCCGCTGCCAGCGCTCCCTAGCCGATGAGCCCTTCACCTGCCAGGACAGCGAGCTGCTCTGCAATGACTGTTACTGCAGTGCCTTCTCCTCGCAGTGCTCCGCCTGTGGGGAGACCGTCATGCCTG GGTCCCGGAAGCTGGAGTATGGAGGCCAGACGTGGCACGAGCACTGCTTCCTGTGCAGCGGCTGTGAGCAGCCGCTGGGGTCCCGTTCCTTTGTGCCCGACAAGGGCGCTCACTACTGCGTGCCCTGCTATGAGAACAAGTTTGCTCCTCGCTGCGCCCGCTGCAGCAAG ACGCTGACACAGGGTGGTGTGACATACCGTGACCAGCCCTGGCATCGAGAATGCCTGGTCTGCACTGGGTGCCAGACACCCCTGGCAGGGCAGCAGTTCACCTCCCGGGATGATGATCCCTACTGCGTGGCCTGTTTTGGAGAACTCTTTGCACCCAAGTGCAGCAGCTGCAAGCGCCCCATCACAG gaCTCGGCGGAGGCAAGTATGTGTCCTTTGAAGACCGCCACTGGCACCACAGCTGCTTCTCCTGCGCCCGCTGCTCCACCTCTCTGGTGGGCCAGGGCTTCGTGCCCGACGGAGACCAAGTGCTATGCCAGGGCTGCAGCCAGGCGGGGCCCTGA
- the UTP11 gene encoding probable U3 small nucleolar RNA-associated protein 11, giving the protein MAAAFRKAAKSRQREHRERSQPGFRKHLGLLEKKKDYKLRADDYRKKQEYLRTLRKKALEKNPDEFYYKMTRAKLQDGVHVIKETKEEVTPEQLKLMRTQDVKYIEMKRLAEAKKIERLKSELHLLDFQGKQQNKHVFFFDTKKEVEQFDIATHLRTAPELVDRVFNRPRIETLQKEKVKGVTHQTRLKRIAKERQQQYNCLTQRIEREKKLFVVAQKIQTRKDLLDKTRKVKVKKETVNSPAIYKFQSRRKR; this is encoded by the exons ATGGCGGCGGCTTTTCGGAAGGCAGCTAAGTCCCGGCAGCGGGAACACCGAGAGCGAAGCCAG CCCGGCTTTCGAAAACATCTGGGCCtgctggagaaaaagaaagattacaAACTTCGTGCAGA TGACTACCGGAAAAAGCAGGAATACCTCAGAACTCTGCGGAAGAAGGCTCTTGAAAAAAATCCAGATGAATTCTACTATAAAATGACCCGGGCGAAACTCCAG GATGGAGTTCATGTTATTAAGGAGACTAAGGAAGAGGTAACTCCGGAACAGCTGAAACTGATGAGAACTCAGGATGTCAAATACATAGAAATGAAAAGGCTGGCAGAAGCTAAG AAAATTGAAAGACTAAAATCAGAGCTCCATCTGCTGGATTTCCAGGGGAAGCAACAGAATAAGCATGTGTTCTTTTTTGACACCAAAAAGGAAG TTGAACAGTTTGATATTGCAACTCACCTGCGAACAGCCCCGGAACTAGTCGACAGAGTCTTTAATAGACCCAGAATAGAGACCTTGCAGAAGGAGAAAGTGAAAGGAGTTACGCATCAGACTCGACTTAAG CGGATCGCTAAAGAGAGGCAGCAGCAGTATAACTGCCTGACACAGCGGATTGAGCGCGAGAAGAAATTGTTCGTTGTTGCACAGAAAATTCAAACACGCAAAGATCTTCTG GATAAAACTCGGAAGGTAAAGGTGAAGAAAGAAACAGTGAACTCCCCAGCTATTTACAAATTTCAGAGTCGTCGAAAACGTTGA